From one Nematostella vectensis chromosome 7, jaNemVect1.1, whole genome shotgun sequence genomic stretch:
- the LOC5511960 gene encoding DDB1- and CUL4-associated factor 5 isoform X2, producing the protein MSRRWDVSPKRPVAAQSSYICHQTARELYGSSVSCSSLLAAKFASCKDLFRKDLRGHFGCVNAIEFSNKGGELVVSGGDDRRVLVWDIERSLTNTKLSPAQMKGQHRSNIFCTVFSNDNNLIYSAGNDDQAMRHDLKTGETVGVFIHDDPVYCLNIHPEDNVFLTACENGKVLMWDVRTPTGSSPSQCVARYPSSAFHAAVFNPVDPVLIATANAKKGVQLWDSRAPKKLLHQYSSITPQPCAMGVRWNKAGTMLTALRRRLPPVLYRIDRTASLAEFDHPGYNNVCTMKSHCFAGDKDQYIISGSDDFNVYVWRIPDMLANEPDTMVSVDQAFMVLSGHRSIVNQVRFNPTTHMIISAGVEKIIKVWSPWEVYGDKKSGIRPLTSSQRRELYSHDDYVDLVLSSGRPLTHEYDEGSVEEDPRMLAFFDSLIQHEERGWESDSDDSFSPEEFYLNFTHADSSGSDSGNEPPGLSIQSVRDILAGYATAPGYQEEPPADEETRAVLRRMGQLRRAMHLRNEAAEEEGDSEAQDVLRRMRRLQRAVFLRGFLREEEQEGAVAAPSESSLQYLRDINRVLIDGQGGSSSDSSTGTSSESERLARMPSNSSDLIRRARFPSTSSASSDRLGLLASPSSSSEMRAGLAPPENDAVVLRSATFRRRTFGSTRRYRRTRVADDEQDGEETSSASESSDSQSSSSSHESDVDRRRRRCKQARTHESDSTCASTNTEPNRTDPRINTGTNRMGSKLDTGPNQTDSRLLTGANGTDSRLDTGPSRTASSSKSQCSRDPLHSSSEDANSTGMLVGITQENERNSSEHSTRNSSNCEGYQSIRRIKSSATATLSHSFDSSDVCNGSGNIPACTLTQMCNSFCESEKVKESSSSTLHSCDHSNDHATSNNTRKPWDMPGYRPCNGSSGHVTQCPKTPNRGTICQEQHRTQIDDSHNEKVSNNIHCCGAGNKQQTVSSQSSEKHPGES; encoded by the exons ATGTCCAGGAGATGGGATGTCTCTCCCAAGAGGCCTGTAGCGGCTCAAAGTAGTTATATTTGCCACCAGACTGCCCGTGAACTCTATGGCTCGTCTGTCTCCTGTTCCAGTTTGCTGGCCGCCAAGTTCGCGTCTTGCAAAGATTTGTTCCGAAAAGACTTACGTGGACACTTTGGCTGCGTGAACGCCATCGAGTTCTCTAACAAAGGAGGGGAGCTTGTTGTGTCAG GCGGGGATGACCGCAGGGTGCTTGTGTGGGATATTGAGAGGTCCCTCACCAACACTAAGCTGTCACCTGCTCAGATGAAGGGACAACACAGATCAAATATTTTCTGTACAGTCTTCAGCAATGATAACAACCTCATCTATTCTGCCG GAAATGATGATCAAGCAATGAGACATGACCTGAAAAC GGGAGAGACAGTGGGTGTGTTTATCCACGATGATCCAGTCTACTGTCTGAACATCCACCCAGAGGATAACGTTTTCTTAACAGCATGTGAAAATGGCAAAGTCCTCATGTGGGATGTAAGGACACCGACAGGAAGCA GCCCCTCCCAGTGTGTCGCACGGTACCCGTCCTCTGCATTTCATGCTGCTGTGTTCAACCCTGTTGATCCTGTGCTCATTGCTACAGCAAATGCAAAGAAGGGAGTACAGCTATGGGATTCCCGAGCCCCTaaaaa GCTCCTGCATCAGTACAGCAGCATAACACCTCAGCCATGTGCCATGGGCGTCAGGTGGAATAAAGCAGGCACTATGCTGACTGCGCTGAGGCGTCGCCTACCACCTGTGCTATACCGCATTGACCGCACAGCCAGCCTAGCAGAGTTTGATCATCCTGGGTACAACAATGTTTGCACCATGAAGAGCCACTGCTTTGCTGGAGACAAAGATCAGTATATCATCTCTGGGTCAGACGACTTTAATGTGTATGTCTGGAGGATACCAGACATGCTGGCAAATGAGCCTGATACTATGGTGTCTGTCGACCAGGCATTCATGGTACTCTCTGGACACAGGTCTATTGTCAACCAGGTCCGCTTTAACCCGACCACGCACATGATCATCTCAGCTGGTGTGGAGAAGATTATCAAG GTGTGGAGCCCATGGGAGGTCTATGGTGACAAAAAGTCTGGCATTCGCCCACTGACCTCTAGCCAGCGTCGTGAGCTCTACAGCCATGATGACTATGTGGACTTGGTGTTGAGCAGTGGGAGACCGCTGACCCATGAGTATGATGAGGGCTCAGTGGAG GAGGACCCTCGGATGCTGGCTTTCTTTGACTCCCTCATTCAGCACGAGGAGCGAGGCTGGGAGTCAGACAGTGATGACAGCTTCTCCCCAGAGGAGTTTTACCTGAACTTTACACACGCAGACTCCAGCGGCAGTGATAGCGGCAATGAGCCTCCAGGTCTCAGTATCCAGTCTGTCCGGGACATCTTGGCTGGATATGCTACAGCCCCGGGATACCAAGAGGAGCCCCCCGCAGATGAAGAGACAAGGGCTGTGCTAAGGAGGATGGGGCAGCTACGCCGGGCGATGCACCTGCGCAATGAGGCAGCGGAGGAGGAAGGGGACTCGGAAGCACAGGATGTACTCAGGAGGATGCGGCGGTTACAGCGTGCCGTATTCCTGAGGGGGTTCCTGCGTGAGGAGGAGCAGGAAGGAGCTGTTGCAGCGCCCTCAGAGTCCAGCTTGCAGTACTTACGGGACATCAATAGGGTGCTAATAGATGGCCAGGGTGGGTCATCATCGGACAGCAGCACTGGGACCTCGAGTGAGTCTGAAAGGCTTGCCAGAATGCCGTCAAACTCAAGTGACTTGATAAGACGAGCTCGCTTTCCTTCAACATCCAGTGCATCATCTGACAGACTTGGGTTGTTGGCTTCCCCCTCCAGTAGCTCAGAGATGCGTGCCGGGCTAGCACCACCCGAGAATGATGCAGTGGTATTGAGGAGTGCCACATTCAGACGGCGCACCTTTGGTAGTACACGTCGTTACCGCAGAACAAGAGTGGCTGATGATGAGCAAGATGGAGAAGAGACAAGTTCAGCTAGCGAGTCATCAGACAGCCAGAGCTCCTCAAGTAGCCACGAGTCTGATGTGGATAGACGACGGAGGAGATGTAAACAAGCAAGAACACATGAGTCAGATTCCACATGCGCATCAACAAACACAGAACCCAACAGAACCGATCCTAGAATAAACACAGGAACCAATAGAATGGGTTCTAAACTAGACACAGGACCCAACCAAACAGATTCTCGACTATTAACAGGTGCCAATGGAACAG ATTCTCGACTAGACACAGGACCCAGCAGGACTGCCTCCTCTTCCAAAAGTCAGTGCTCAAGGGATCCCTTACATTCTAGCTCTGAAGATGCCAATTCCACAGGAATGTTAGTTGGGATAACACAAGAAAACGAGAGGAATTCGAGTGAGCATAGTACACGCAATAGTTCAAATTGTGAAGGTTACCAAAGTATTAGGCGTATCAAGAGTTCAGCTACTGCGACACTTTCTCATTCCTTTGATTCCAGTGATGTCTGTAATGGTAGCGGAAACATTCCAGCATGCACTCTTACTCAGATGTGCAACTCATTTTGTGAATCTGAAAAGGTTAAGGAAAGCAGTAGCTCGACTCTGCATTCTTGTGACCATTCGAATGACCATGCTACTTCAAACAACACAAGGAAACCATGGGATATGCCTGGTTACAGGCCATGTAATGGCTCGTCTGGTCATGTTACACAGTGTCCCAAAACACCAAACCGAGGGACAATTTGTCAAGAACAACACAGAACTCAAATAGATGACAGCCACAATGAGAAAGTTAGCAATAATATACACTGCTGTGGGGCAGGCAATAAGCAACAAACAGTAAGCAGTCAGTCGTCAGAAAAACACCCAGGGGAaagctga
- the LOC5511960 gene encoding DDB1- and CUL4-associated factor 5 isoform X1, with the protein MSRRWDVSPKRPVAAQSSYICHQTARELYGSSVSCSSLLAAKFASCKDLFRKDLRGHFGCVNAIEFSNKGGELVVSGGDDRRVLVWDIERSLTNTKLSPAQMKGQHRSNIFCTVFSNDNNLIYSAGNDDQAMRHDLKTGETVGVFIHDDPVYCLNIHPEDNVFLTACENGKVLMWDVRTPTGSSPSQCVARYPSSAFHAAVFNPVDPVLIATANAKKGVQLWDSRAPKKLLHQYSSITPQPCAMGVRWNKAGTMLTALRRRLPPVLYRIDRTASLAEFDHPGYNNVCTMKSHCFAGDKDQYIISGSDDFNVYVWRIPDMLANEPDTMVSVDQAFMVLSGHRSIVNQVRFNPTTHMIISAGVEKIIKVWSPWEVYGDKKSGIRPLTSSQRRELYSHDDYVDLVLSSGRPLTHEYDEGSVEEDPRMLAFFDSLIQHEERGWESDSDDSFSPEEFYLNFTHADSSGSDSGNEPPGLSIQSVRDILAGYATAPGYQEEPPADEETRAVLRRMGQLRRAMHLRNEAAEEEGDSEAQDVLRRMRRLQRAVFLRGFLREEEQEGAVAAPSESSLQYLRDINRVLIDGQGGSSSDSSTGTSSESERLARMPSNSSDLIRRARFPSTSSASSDRLGLLASPSSSSEMRAGLAPPENDAVVLRSATFRRRTFGSTRRYRRTRVADDEQDGEETSSASESSDSQSSSSSHESDVDRRRRRCKQARTHESDSTCASTNTEPNRTDPRINTGTNRMGSKLDTGPNQTDSRLLTGANGTDSQLDTGPNQTDSRLDTGPSRTASSSKSQCSRDPLHSSSEDANSTGMLVGITQENERNSSEHSTRNSSNCEGYQSIRRIKSSATATLSHSFDSSDVCNGSGNIPACTLTQMCNSFCESEKVKESSSSTLHSCDHSNDHATSNNTRKPWDMPGYRPCNGSSGHVTQCPKTPNRGTICQEQHRTQIDDSHNEKVSNNIHCCGAGNKQQTVSSQSSEKHPGES; encoded by the exons ATGTCCAGGAGATGGGATGTCTCTCCCAAGAGGCCTGTAGCGGCTCAAAGTAGTTATATTTGCCACCAGACTGCCCGTGAACTCTATGGCTCGTCTGTCTCCTGTTCCAGTTTGCTGGCCGCCAAGTTCGCGTCTTGCAAAGATTTGTTCCGAAAAGACTTACGTGGACACTTTGGCTGCGTGAACGCCATCGAGTTCTCTAACAAAGGAGGGGAGCTTGTTGTGTCAG GCGGGGATGACCGCAGGGTGCTTGTGTGGGATATTGAGAGGTCCCTCACCAACACTAAGCTGTCACCTGCTCAGATGAAGGGACAACACAGATCAAATATTTTCTGTACAGTCTTCAGCAATGATAACAACCTCATCTATTCTGCCG GAAATGATGATCAAGCAATGAGACATGACCTGAAAAC GGGAGAGACAGTGGGTGTGTTTATCCACGATGATCCAGTCTACTGTCTGAACATCCACCCAGAGGATAACGTTTTCTTAACAGCATGTGAAAATGGCAAAGTCCTCATGTGGGATGTAAGGACACCGACAGGAAGCA GCCCCTCCCAGTGTGTCGCACGGTACCCGTCCTCTGCATTTCATGCTGCTGTGTTCAACCCTGTTGATCCTGTGCTCATTGCTACAGCAAATGCAAAGAAGGGAGTACAGCTATGGGATTCCCGAGCCCCTaaaaa GCTCCTGCATCAGTACAGCAGCATAACACCTCAGCCATGTGCCATGGGCGTCAGGTGGAATAAAGCAGGCACTATGCTGACTGCGCTGAGGCGTCGCCTACCACCTGTGCTATACCGCATTGACCGCACAGCCAGCCTAGCAGAGTTTGATCATCCTGGGTACAACAATGTTTGCACCATGAAGAGCCACTGCTTTGCTGGAGACAAAGATCAGTATATCATCTCTGGGTCAGACGACTTTAATGTGTATGTCTGGAGGATACCAGACATGCTGGCAAATGAGCCTGATACTATGGTGTCTGTCGACCAGGCATTCATGGTACTCTCTGGACACAGGTCTATTGTCAACCAGGTCCGCTTTAACCCGACCACGCACATGATCATCTCAGCTGGTGTGGAGAAGATTATCAAG GTGTGGAGCCCATGGGAGGTCTATGGTGACAAAAAGTCTGGCATTCGCCCACTGACCTCTAGCCAGCGTCGTGAGCTCTACAGCCATGATGACTATGTGGACTTGGTGTTGAGCAGTGGGAGACCGCTGACCCATGAGTATGATGAGGGCTCAGTGGAG GAGGACCCTCGGATGCTGGCTTTCTTTGACTCCCTCATTCAGCACGAGGAGCGAGGCTGGGAGTCAGACAGTGATGACAGCTTCTCCCCAGAGGAGTTTTACCTGAACTTTACACACGCAGACTCCAGCGGCAGTGATAGCGGCAATGAGCCTCCAGGTCTCAGTATCCAGTCTGTCCGGGACATCTTGGCTGGATATGCTACAGCCCCGGGATACCAAGAGGAGCCCCCCGCAGATGAAGAGACAAGGGCTGTGCTAAGGAGGATGGGGCAGCTACGCCGGGCGATGCACCTGCGCAATGAGGCAGCGGAGGAGGAAGGGGACTCGGAAGCACAGGATGTACTCAGGAGGATGCGGCGGTTACAGCGTGCCGTATTCCTGAGGGGGTTCCTGCGTGAGGAGGAGCAGGAAGGAGCTGTTGCAGCGCCCTCAGAGTCCAGCTTGCAGTACTTACGGGACATCAATAGGGTGCTAATAGATGGCCAGGGTGGGTCATCATCGGACAGCAGCACTGGGACCTCGAGTGAGTCTGAAAGGCTTGCCAGAATGCCGTCAAACTCAAGTGACTTGATAAGACGAGCTCGCTTTCCTTCAACATCCAGTGCATCATCTGACAGACTTGGGTTGTTGGCTTCCCCCTCCAGTAGCTCAGAGATGCGTGCCGGGCTAGCACCACCCGAGAATGATGCAGTGGTATTGAGGAGTGCCACATTCAGACGGCGCACCTTTGGTAGTACACGTCGTTACCGCAGAACAAGAGTGGCTGATGATGAGCAAGATGGAGAAGAGACAAGTTCAGCTAGCGAGTCATCAGACAGCCAGAGCTCCTCAAGTAGCCACGAGTCTGATGTGGATAGACGACGGAGGAGATGTAAACAAGCAAGAACACATGAGTCAGATTCCACATGCGCATCAACAAACACAGAACCCAACAGAACCGATCCTAGAATAAACACAGGAACCAATAGAATGGGTTCTAAACTAGACACAGGACCCAACCAAACAGATTCTCGACTATTAACAGGTGCCAATGGAACAGATTCTCAACTAGACACAGGACCCAACCAAACAGATTCTCGACTAGACACAGGACCCAGCAGGACTGCCTCCTCTTCCAAAAGTCAGTGCTCAAGGGATCCCTTACATTCTAGCTCTGAAGATGCCAATTCCACAGGAATGTTAGTTGGGATAACACAAGAAAACGAGAGGAATTCGAGTGAGCATAGTACACGCAATAGTTCAAATTGTGAAGGTTACCAAAGTATTAGGCGTATCAAGAGTTCAGCTACTGCGACACTTTCTCATTCCTTTGATTCCAGTGATGTCTGTAATGGTAGCGGAAACATTCCAGCATGCACTCTTACTCAGATGTGCAACTCATTTTGTGAATCTGAAAAGGTTAAGGAAAGCAGTAGCTCGACTCTGCATTCTTGTGACCATTCGAATGACCATGCTACTTCAAACAACACAAGGAAACCATGGGATATGCCTGGTTACAGGCCATGTAATGGCTCGTCTGGTCATGTTACACAGTGTCCCAAAACACCAAACCGAGGGACAATTTGTCAAGAACAACACAGAACTCAAATAGATGACAGCCACAATGAGAAAGTTAGCAATAATATACACTGCTGTGGGGCAGGCAATAAGCAACAAACAGTAAGCAGTCAGTCGTCAGAAAAACACCCAGGGGAaagctga